The following proteins are encoded in a genomic region of Thermoproteota archaeon:
- a CDS encoding cyclophilin-like family protein encodes MRNRSEGVEKYIIYIKSGSLLKEVSVEFLRHLSPITIERLYRNLPLQGMVVRDNDLIYISAPIDTRLEKPRNRLRRGHVAYSPSKKMIMIALEDVRLNESVNSLGRVVEGLEELEKLRTGHMVRLERE; translated from the coding sequence TTGAGGAATAGATCAGAAGGGGTAGAAAAGTATATTATATACATCAAATCCGGCAGTTTATTAAAAGAAGTTTCCGTAGAATTCCTGAGGCACCTCTCCCCTATAACGATAGAGAGGCTCTACAGAAACCTCCCACTGCAGGGCATGGTGGTAAGGGACAACGATCTGATATACATCTCAGCTCCCATAGATACGAGGCTGGAGAAACCGAGGAACCGACTGAGGAGAGGACACGTAGCCTATTCTCCCTCTAAGAAGATGATAATGATAGCATTGGAGGACGTTAGACTCAATGAAAGCGTCAACTCGCTCGGCAGAGTAGTTGAGGGTCTGGAAGAGCTTGAAAAACTGAGAACCGGCCACATGGTGAGGTTGGAGAGGGAATGA